GTCGACCATCGCCAGCGCCTCGTCGATGTCCACTTCGAGGACATCGATGTCCTCGCCTTCGGCGGCGCTGCCGCCGCCTGCGCTCACCCGGTCCTTGGGCGCATATTCGGCGACGAAGAAATAGAGCTTCTCGGTCACCGAGCCGGGGCTCATATAAGCTTCGAAGACTTGCCGGACGGCACCGATCGCGAAGCCGGTCTCTTCCGCCACCTCGGCCCGGATCGCCTCGGCGGGATCGCGCGCATCGAGCAGTCCGGCCGGCGCCTCGATCAACAGATCGTCATAGCCGTTGACGAAGGCAGGGAAGCGGAACTGCCGCACCAGGAGGATCGTCCGTCTCGCCGGATCGAACAGCAGGATGACCGCGCCGTTGCCGCGATCATAGGTCTCTCGAGTCTGCTCTTGCCACCTCCCATCCGAACGCAGGAACGAGAAGCGGCTCTTCTTCAAGATGTACCAATTGTCGGACAGCAGGGTGACGTCGTGTATCCGTACGCGTTCAGAGATGCTCATGCCGGTCCTTGATCAAACGGGTCAGGCGAAGCGGCGGGCGCCGGCGACGCAGGGAAGGATTGCGAGGGCGGCCAGCAAGGTCGGCCAGCCGATCGCCTCCCGCAGCAGCAGCGCGCTCAAGGTGAAGCCCGCCAGCGGCTGCAGCAATTGCAATTGGCCGACCTTGGTCGTCCCGCCGAGCGCAAGCCCGCGATACCAGAAGACGAAGCCGATCAGCATCGAGAAGAGGGAGACGTAGCCAAGGCCGATCCATGCGGAGGGAGCTATGCCGGAGAGAGTCGCCGGCCACAGCCAGAGTGCGACCAGCAACATCGCCGGCGACGAAAGCACCAGTGCCCAGCAGATAACCTGAACGCCGCCCAGGTCACGAGCGAGCGCCGCACCTTCGGCATAACCGAGCCCGCACAGGAGGATCGCGGCAAGCATCAGCCAGTCGCCGGAATGATCGCCACCC
The nucleotide sequence above comes from Sphingosinicella sp. BN140058. Encoded proteins:
- a CDS encoding NUDIX domain-containing protein gives rise to the protein MSISERVRIHDVTLLSDNWYILKKSRFSFLRSDGRWQEQTRETYDRGNGAVILLFDPARRTILLVRQFRFPAFVNGYDDLLIEAPAGLLDARDPAEAIRAEVAEETGFAIGAVRQVFEAYMSPGSVTEKLYFFVAEYAPKDRVSAGGGSAAEGEDIDVLEVDIDEALAMVDDGRICDGKTIMLVQHAALTLFRD
- a CDS encoding DMT family transporter — its product is MTRQQHGMALGLIGILIFSGSLPATRAAVAGFEPIFLTAARALLATLAAIVLLLAGERQRLTWPKVRSLCLVATCVVLAFPLFSALALTHMPSARAILFTGLLPIATAGGAILRGGERPRLPFWLFAVAGAAVVGSFALLNGAAAGGDHSGDWLMLAAILLCGLGYAEGAALARDLGGVQVICWALVLSSPAMLLVALWLWPATLSGIAPSAWIGLGYVSLFSMLIGFVFWYRGLALGGTTKVGQLQLLQPLAGFTLSALLLREAIGWPTLLAALAILPCVAGARRFA